One genomic region from Accipiter gentilis chromosome Z, bAccGen1.1, whole genome shotgun sequence encodes:
- the PDE6B gene encoding rod cGMP-specific 3',5'-cyclic phosphodiesterase subunit beta isoform X1 encodes MSISEDDVEKFLDGNPTFAKQYFQKKLRTESWDSNEGEILFELIQDMQESINMEKVVFKTLRRIRSLIHADRCSLFMYRQRNGTPELATRLFNIQEGSTLEECLVSPDCEIVYPLDVGIVGYVAQTKKTMNIKDVSECAQFSPFVDELTDYTTKSILATPILNGKDLVAVIVAINKLNGPHFTSSDETLFLKYLNFASLNLKIYHLSYLHNCETRRGQVLLWSANKVFEELTDIERQFHKAFYTVRAYLNCDRYSVGLLDMTKQKEFFDLWPVQLGEVPPYSGPRTPDGREIVFYKVIDYILHGKEDIKVIPNPTPDHWALVTGLPTYVAESGFICNIMNAAADEMFNFQEGPLDESGWTIKNVLSMPIVNKREEIVGVVTFYNRKDGKPFDEQDETLMESLTQFLGWSVLNTDTYDKMNKLENRKDIAQDMVLYHVKCDKDEIQEILPTREKLGKEPSECKEEELESILKEELPGPTKFEIYEFRFSDFDCTELELVKCGIQMYYELGVVKKFQIPQEVLVRFVYSVSKGYRKITYHNWRHGFNVAQTMFTLLMTGKLKRYYSDLEALAMVTAALCHDIDHRGTNNLYQMKSQNPLAKLHGSSILERHHLEFGKFLLSEESLNICQNLNRRQHEHMIHLMEIAIIATDLALYFKKRTMFQKIVDESKTYDSMTAWTEYLSLETTKKEVVMAMMMTACDLSAITKPWEVQSKVALLVAAEFWEQGDLEISVLQQQPIPMMDRRKAAELPKLQVGFIDFVCMFVYKEFSRFHEEIQPMLDGLMNNRNEWKTRADEYDAKMKALEEEKKKEEEKMAAKKDGITCNGGTAPASKTCSIL; translated from the exons ATGAGCATTAGTGAAGACGACGTGGAGAAGTTTCTTGATGGCAACCCTACTTTTGCCAAGCAGTACTTTCAGAAGAAACTAAGAACAGAGTCCTGGGATAGCAATGAGGGTGAAATCCTTTTTGAGTTGATCCAAGACATGCAAGAAAGCATCAACATGGAGAAAGTTGTTTTCAAGACCTTGAGAAGAATCAGATCCCTTATTCATGCTGACCGCTGTAGTCTTTTCATGTACAGGCAGAGAAATGGCACGCCTGAACTGGCAACAAGGCTTTTCAACATCCAAGAGGGAAGCACCCTGGAGGAATGCCTGGTCTCCCCGGACTGCGAGATTGTCTATCCGCTGGACGTAGGCATTGTGGGCTATGTTgcacaaaccaagaaaaccatGAACATCAAGGATGTCAGTGAG TGTGCCCAGTTCAGTCCATTTGTTGATGAGCTCACTGACTACACTACGAAAAGCATCCTTGCAACACCCATCTTGAATGGCAAAGATTTAGTTGCTGTCATTGTGGCTATTAATAAGCTGAACGGCCCACACTTCACCAGCTCTGATGAAACA cttttcctgaagTACTTGAATTTTGCCTCCTTGAACTTGAAAATTTATCACTTGAGTTATCTTCACAATTGTGAGACTCGAAGAGGCCAG GTGCTGTTGTGGTCAGCTAATAAGGTTTTTGAGGAACTGACAGACATCGAGAGGCAGTTCCACAAAGCTTTTTACACAGTGAGAGCATACCTGAACTGTGACCGGTACTCAGTAGGTCTCCTGGACATGACGAAGCAGAAG gaATTTTTTGACCTGTGGCCagtgcagctgggagaagtccCCCCCTACTCAGGACCTCGCACCCCGGATGGCCGA GAAATAGTCTTCTACAAGGTCATCGATTATATATTACATGGAAAAGAAGACATTAAAGTCATCCC aaaTCCTACCCCAGATCACTGGGCACTAGTTACTGGACTGCCAACCTATGTGGCTGAAAGTGGCTTT ATTTGCAACATTATGAATGCTGCTGCAGATGAGATGTTTAACTTTCAG GAAGGTCCTCTAGATGAATCAGGATGGACTATCAAAAACGTTCTCTCCATGCCAATAGTcaacaaaagggaagaaattgTTGGTGTTGTCacattttataacagaaaagATGGGAAACCATTTGATGAACAGGATGAGACCCTCATGGAG TCCTTGACACAGTTCCTGGGTTGGTCTGTGCTCAACACAGACACGTATGATAAGATGAACAAGCTGGAGAACCGGAAGGACATTGCTCAGGATATGGTGCTTTACCATGTGAAATGTGACAAggatgaaatacaagaaattctg CCGACAAgagaaaagctggggaaagagcCAAGCGAGTGTAAGGAAGAGGAGCTGGAAAGCATCCTG AAAGAAGAACTCCCGGGGCCCACCAAGTTTGAAATCTATGAATTCAGGTTCTCTGATTTTGACTGCACTGAGCTAGAGCTGGTGAAGTGTGGCATTCAGATGTACTACGAGCTCGGCGTGGTGAAAAAGTTCCAGATCCCACAGGAG GTTCTGGTAAGGTTTGTGTACTCAGTCAGCAAAGGCTATCGGAAAATAACTTACCACAACTGGCGCCATGGCTTCAACGTCGCGCAGACGATGTTCACTCTCCTGATG ACTGGCAAACTGAAGCGTTATTACTCGGACCTTGAAGCCCTTGCAATGGTAACTGCTGCTCTTTGCCACGATATTGACCACAGGGGAACCAACAACCTTTATCAAATGAA ATCTCAAAATCCTTTAGCTAAACTTCATGGATCCTCAATTTTAGAGAGACATCACTTGGAATTTGGAAAATTCTTGCTCTCTGAAGAG tcacTGAATATATGTCAGAACCTCAACCGCAGACAGCACGAGCACATGATTCACCTGATGGAAATTGCCATTATAGCAACAGACTTGGCACTCTACTTCAA AAAGAGAACAATGTTTCAAAAGATCGTTGATGAGTCCAAGACATACGATAGCATGACTGCCTGGACTGAATACCTATCCCTGGAGACAACAAAGAAAGAGGTTGTAAT gGCCATGATGATGACTGCCTGTGATTTGTCAGCAATCACAAAGCCTTGGGAAGTCCAGAGTAAG GTAGCTCTCCTGGTAGCAGCTGAGTTCTGGGAGCAAGGAGACTTAGAAATAAGCGTCCTTCAGCAACAGCCTATT CCCATGATGGACCGGAGGAAAGCTGCTGAGCTTCCGAAGCTTCAAGTGGGTTTCATTGattttgtgtgcatgtttgtcTACAAG GAATTTTCACGTTTCCACGAGGAAATTCAGCCTATGCTTGATGGGCTGATGAACAACAGAAACGAGTGGAAGACCCGTGCTGATGAGTATGATGCAAAAATGAAAGctctggaggaagagaagaaaaaagaggaagagaagatggCTGCAAAGAAAG ATGGAATAACCTGTAATGGAGGAACAGCTCCAGCTTCCAAAACCTGTAGCATACTTTAG
- the ATP5ME gene encoding ATP synthase subunit e, mitochondrial, protein MIPPVQVSPLIKFTRYSALLVGMIYGKKRYDYLKPIAEEERRVEAEEKKKREELERIAKELAEASEESILK, encoded by the exons ATGATCCCGCCGGTGCAGGTCTCGCCGCTCATCAAG TTCACCCGGTACTCGGCCCTGCTGGTGGGGATGATCTACGGCAAGAAGCGATACG ACTACCTAAAGCCTATtgctgaagaagagagaagagtagaggctgaagagaaaaagaaacgtGAAGAACTTGAGCGGATTGCAAAAGAGCTTGCAGAAG CAAGTGAAGAGTCcatactgaaatga
- the PDE6B gene encoding rod cGMP-specific 3',5'-cyclic phosphodiesterase subunit beta isoform X2, which yields MNIKDVSECAQFSPFVDELTDYTTKSILATPILNGKDLVAVIVAINKLNGPHFTSSDETLFLKYLNFASLNLKIYHLSYLHNCETRRGQVLLWSANKVFEELTDIERQFHKAFYTVRAYLNCDRYSVGLLDMTKQKEFFDLWPVQLGEVPPYSGPRTPDGREIVFYKVIDYILHGKEDIKVIPNPTPDHWALVTGLPTYVAESGFICNIMNAAADEMFNFQEGPLDESGWTIKNVLSMPIVNKREEIVGVVTFYNRKDGKPFDEQDETLMESLTQFLGWSVLNTDTYDKMNKLENRKDIAQDMVLYHVKCDKDEIQEILPTREKLGKEPSECKEEELESILKEELPGPTKFEIYEFRFSDFDCTELELVKCGIQMYYELGVVKKFQIPQEVLVRFVYSVSKGYRKITYHNWRHGFNVAQTMFTLLMTGKLKRYYSDLEALAMVTAALCHDIDHRGTNNLYQMKSQNPLAKLHGSSILERHHLEFGKFLLSEESLNICQNLNRRQHEHMIHLMEIAIIATDLALYFKKRTMFQKIVDESKTYDSMTAWTEYLSLETTKKEVVMAMMMTACDLSAITKPWEVQSKVALLVAAEFWEQGDLEISVLQQQPIPMMDRRKAAELPKLQVGFIDFVCMFVYKEFSRFHEEIQPMLDGLMNNRNEWKTRADEYDAKMKALEEEKKKEEEKMAAKKDGITCNGGTAPASKTCSIL from the exons atGAACATCAAGGATGTCAGTGAG TGTGCCCAGTTCAGTCCATTTGTTGATGAGCTCACTGACTACACTACGAAAAGCATCCTTGCAACACCCATCTTGAATGGCAAAGATTTAGTTGCTGTCATTGTGGCTATTAATAAGCTGAACGGCCCACACTTCACCAGCTCTGATGAAACA cttttcctgaagTACTTGAATTTTGCCTCCTTGAACTTGAAAATTTATCACTTGAGTTATCTTCACAATTGTGAGACTCGAAGAGGCCAG GTGCTGTTGTGGTCAGCTAATAAGGTTTTTGAGGAACTGACAGACATCGAGAGGCAGTTCCACAAAGCTTTTTACACAGTGAGAGCATACCTGAACTGTGACCGGTACTCAGTAGGTCTCCTGGACATGACGAAGCAGAAG gaATTTTTTGACCTGTGGCCagtgcagctgggagaagtccCCCCCTACTCAGGACCTCGCACCCCGGATGGCCGA GAAATAGTCTTCTACAAGGTCATCGATTATATATTACATGGAAAAGAAGACATTAAAGTCATCCC aaaTCCTACCCCAGATCACTGGGCACTAGTTACTGGACTGCCAACCTATGTGGCTGAAAGTGGCTTT ATTTGCAACATTATGAATGCTGCTGCAGATGAGATGTTTAACTTTCAG GAAGGTCCTCTAGATGAATCAGGATGGACTATCAAAAACGTTCTCTCCATGCCAATAGTcaacaaaagggaagaaattgTTGGTGTTGTCacattttataacagaaaagATGGGAAACCATTTGATGAACAGGATGAGACCCTCATGGAG TCCTTGACACAGTTCCTGGGTTGGTCTGTGCTCAACACAGACACGTATGATAAGATGAACAAGCTGGAGAACCGGAAGGACATTGCTCAGGATATGGTGCTTTACCATGTGAAATGTGACAAggatgaaatacaagaaattctg CCGACAAgagaaaagctggggaaagagcCAAGCGAGTGTAAGGAAGAGGAGCTGGAAAGCATCCTG AAAGAAGAACTCCCGGGGCCCACCAAGTTTGAAATCTATGAATTCAGGTTCTCTGATTTTGACTGCACTGAGCTAGAGCTGGTGAAGTGTGGCATTCAGATGTACTACGAGCTCGGCGTGGTGAAAAAGTTCCAGATCCCACAGGAG GTTCTGGTAAGGTTTGTGTACTCAGTCAGCAAAGGCTATCGGAAAATAACTTACCACAACTGGCGCCATGGCTTCAACGTCGCGCAGACGATGTTCACTCTCCTGATG ACTGGCAAACTGAAGCGTTATTACTCGGACCTTGAAGCCCTTGCAATGGTAACTGCTGCTCTTTGCCACGATATTGACCACAGGGGAACCAACAACCTTTATCAAATGAA ATCTCAAAATCCTTTAGCTAAACTTCATGGATCCTCAATTTTAGAGAGACATCACTTGGAATTTGGAAAATTCTTGCTCTCTGAAGAG tcacTGAATATATGTCAGAACCTCAACCGCAGACAGCACGAGCACATGATTCACCTGATGGAAATTGCCATTATAGCAACAGACTTGGCACTCTACTTCAA AAAGAGAACAATGTTTCAAAAGATCGTTGATGAGTCCAAGACATACGATAGCATGACTGCCTGGACTGAATACCTATCCCTGGAGACAACAAAGAAAGAGGTTGTAAT gGCCATGATGATGACTGCCTGTGATTTGTCAGCAATCACAAAGCCTTGGGAAGTCCAGAGTAAG GTAGCTCTCCTGGTAGCAGCTGAGTTCTGGGAGCAAGGAGACTTAGAAATAAGCGTCCTTCAGCAACAGCCTATT CCCATGATGGACCGGAGGAAAGCTGCTGAGCTTCCGAAGCTTCAAGTGGGTTTCATTGattttgtgtgcatgtttgtcTACAAG GAATTTTCACGTTTCCACGAGGAAATTCAGCCTATGCTTGATGGGCTGATGAACAACAGAAACGAGTGGAAGACCCGTGCTGATGAGTATGATGCAAAAATGAAAGctctggaggaagagaagaaaaaagaggaagagaagatggCTGCAAAGAAAG ATGGAATAACCTGTAATGGAGGAACAGCTCCAGCTTCCAAAACCTGTAGCATACTTTAG